The following proteins are encoded in a genomic region of Deinococcus betulae:
- a CDS encoding NAD(P)H-dependent oxidoreductase: MILVDRALQAREAAGTPVRVGMIGAGFMGRGVANQIVNSVPGMRLVAISNRTLAGARRAYAEAGVEEVREVTGQAALEDAIRAGRPVVTEDARLLCRAEGIDCLIDVTGDVEFGAQVTVEAIAHHKHMVTMNAELDATVGPLLKVMAERAGVIFTAADGDQPGVQMNLYRFVRSLGLTPLLCGNIKGLQDPYRTPTTQQAFAERWGQNPYMVTSFADGTKISFEQAIVANGTGLRVSQRGMRGLDFPGHVDDLKALYDVDELRACGGVVDYVVGARPGPGVFVYAAHDDPRQRHYLNLYKLGEGPLYSFYTPYHLCHFEVPLSAARVVLFGDAVLQALGGPVVDVVTTAKRALKAGETIDGLGGYMTYGQCENADVTAAQRLLPMGLAAGARLRRDLPQDHVLTYDDVVLPPDQLAGRLRAEQDALFAPVSAAPSL, encoded by the coding sequence GTGATTCTGGTGGACCGCGCGTTGCAGGCGCGCGAGGCCGCCGGCACGCCCGTCCGGGTGGGCATGATTGGGGCCGGGTTTATGGGGCGCGGGGTCGCCAACCAGATTGTCAATTCGGTGCCGGGGATGCGGCTGGTGGCGATTTCTAACCGCACGCTGGCCGGTGCCCGGCGGGCCTACGCCGAGGCCGGTGTGGAGGAGGTCCGGGAGGTCACGGGGCAGGCGGCCCTGGAAGACGCCATTCGCGCCGGGCGCCCAGTGGTGACCGAGGACGCCCGGCTGCTGTGCCGTGCGGAAGGCATTGACTGCCTGATTGACGTGACCGGCGACGTGGAATTTGGTGCTCAGGTCACCGTCGAGGCCATTGCACACCACAAGCACATGGTCACCATGAACGCGGAACTGGACGCGACTGTGGGGCCGCTGCTGAAAGTGATGGCCGAGCGCGCGGGCGTGATTTTTACGGCGGCCGACGGCGATCAGCCGGGCGTGCAGATGAATCTCTACCGCTTCGTGCGCAGCCTGGGTCTCACGCCGCTGCTGTGCGGCAACATCAAGGGCCTGCAAGACCCCTACCGGACCCCGACCACCCAGCAGGCCTTTGCCGAGCGCTGGGGCCAGAATCCCTACATGGTCACGAGCTTTGCCGATGGCACCAAGATTTCCTTTGAGCAGGCGATTGTGGCCAACGGCACGGGGCTGCGCGTCTCGCAGCGCGGTATGCGGGGCCTGGATTTTCCGGGTCACGTGGATGACCTCAAGGCCCTGTACGACGTGGACGAGCTGCGGGCCTGCGGCGGGGTCGTGGATTACGTGGTGGGCGCGCGGCCCGGTCCAGGGGTCTTTGTATACGCGGCCCACGACGACCCCAGACAGCGCCACTACCTCAACCTCTACAAGCTGGGTGAGGGACCGCTGTACAGCTTTTACACGCCCTACCACCTGTGCCATTTCGAGGTGCCGCTGTCGGCGGCGCGTGTGGTGCTGTTCGGGGACGCGGTCTTGCAGGCACTGGGCGGGCCCGTCGTGGACGTGGTCACGACCGCCAAGCGCGCCCTGAAAGCCGGCGAAACCATTGACGGCCTGGGCGGCTACATGACCTATGGCCAGTGCGAGAACGCGGACGTGACGGCCGCGCAGCGCCTATTGCCAATGGGCCTGGCGGCTGGCGCCCGACTGCGGCGGGACCTGCCCCAGGACCATGTACTCACCTACGACGACGTGGTGCTGCCTCCTGACCAGCTCGCCGGGCGCCTGCGGGCTGAACAGGACGCGCTGTTTGCCCCGGTGTCTGCCGCGCCGTCCCTCTGA
- the rfbC gene encoding dTDP-4-dehydrorhamnose 3,5-epimerase, translating to MKFTETRLPGAFTVDIEVREDERGLFARTFCQHEFAAHSLKVEVAQCNLSVNHLAGTLRGLHYQQAPVAETKLVRCTRGAVLDVIVDLRPDSPTYLHHIAVELSEHNRRALYVPELFAHGYQALTDGAEVTYQVGEFYTPGAEQGLRYDDPRLGIAWPLAVTAISAKDAAWPLLAAEAVLS from the coding sequence ATGAAGTTCACCGAGACGCGTCTGCCGGGCGCCTTCACCGTGGACATTGAGGTGCGCGAGGATGAGCGCGGCCTCTTTGCCCGCACGTTCTGTCAACATGAATTTGCGGCGCACAGCCTGAAGGTGGAGGTCGCCCAGTGCAACCTGAGCGTCAACCACCTCGCCGGCACCCTGCGCGGCCTGCACTATCAGCAGGCGCCTGTGGCCGAGACCAAACTGGTGCGCTGCACGCGCGGGGCGGTGCTGGACGTGATCGTGGATCTCCGTCCCGACTCGCCCACCTATCTGCACCACATTGCCGTGGAACTGAGTGAACACAACCGCCGCGCCCTGTACGTCCCGGAACTGTTTGCCCACGGGTATCAGGCGCTGACCGACGGCGCAGAAGTGACCTATCAGGTGGGTGAGTTCTATACGCCGGGCGCCGAACAGGGCCTGCGCTACGACGACCCCCGGCTGGGTATCGCCTGGCCGCTGGCGGTCACGGCCATCTCTGCGAAAGACGCCGCGTGGCCGCTGCTGGCCGCTGAGGCGGTGCTCTCGTGA
- a CDS encoding NAD-dependent epimerase/dehydratase family protein — MKVLITGTEGYLGAIVAPAVMRAGMDVTAVDTGYYRSGWLYHGVDQTAPTQFKDIRQVTPQDFEGVDAVVHMAELSNDPLGQLLPHITYDINHVGSLRLARLAKAAGVRRFVYMSSCSVYGVATGDDVTERSAVNPQTAYANCKVLVERDLRELADDRFSPTYLRNATAFGASPRMRFDIVLNNLAGLAWTSREIRMTSDGTPWRPLVHANDIARAIVCALQAPLEAVHNEVFNVGDTAQNYRVRDIAQIVASAFPGCDLSFGDSGGDNRSYRVSFEKISRQLPGFSCQWNAERGAAQLAALFARIDLTRAEFESRGYTRLKQLEYLLSTGQIDQDFFWTEPFSPAEPPAPVPVPVSVQALVEQGP, encoded by the coding sequence ATGAAGGTTCTGATTACGGGCACAGAAGGGTATCTCGGCGCCATCGTGGCGCCCGCCGTCATGCGCGCCGGCATGGACGTGACAGCCGTGGACACTGGGTATTACCGCAGCGGCTGGCTGTACCACGGGGTGGACCAGACGGCGCCCACGCAGTTTAAGGACATTCGGCAGGTCACCCCGCAGGACTTTGAGGGCGTGGACGCCGTGGTCCACATGGCCGAACTGTCCAACGACCCGCTGGGACAGCTGCTGCCCCACATCACCTACGACATCAACCATGTGGGCTCTTTGCGGCTGGCGCGCCTGGCCAAAGCGGCCGGGGTGCGGCGCTTTGTCTACATGTCCTCGTGCAGCGTGTATGGGGTGGCCACGGGCGACGACGTGACCGAACGCTCGGCCGTCAATCCGCAGACGGCGTATGCCAACTGCAAGGTGCTGGTCGAACGCGACCTGCGCGAACTGGCTGACGACCGCTTTTCGCCCACCTACCTGCGCAACGCCACCGCGTTTGGCGCCTCGCCCCGGATGCGCTTTGACATCGTGCTGAACAACCTCGCCGGTCTGGCGTGGACCAGCCGTGAAATCCGCATGACCTCCGACGGTACCCCCTGGCGGCCCCTGGTGCACGCCAACGATATTGCCCGCGCCATCGTCTGTGCCCTTCAGGCCCCTCTGGAGGCGGTGCACAACGAGGTCTTTAACGTGGGCGACACGGCCCAGAATTACCGGGTCCGCGACATCGCGCAGATTGTGGCCAGCGCTTTTCCAGGCTGTGACCTGAGCTTTGGCGACAGCGGCGGAGACAACCGCAGTTACCGGGTGTCATTCGAGAAAATCAGCCGGCAGCTGCCGGGCTTTTCCTGTCAGTGGAATGCCGAGCGCGGCGCGGCGCAGCTGGCCGCCCTCTTTGCCCGCATTGACCTGACCAGGGCCGAATTTGAATCCCGTGGCTACACCCGGCTGAAGCAGCTGGAATACCTGCTGTCCACGGGGCAGATTGACCAGGATTTCTTCTGGACCGAGCCCTTTAGCCCCGCCGAGCCTCCGGCGCCTGTTCCGGTGCCCGTTTCTGTTCAGGCCCTTGTGGAGCAGGGACCATGA
- the lhgO gene encoding L-2-hydroxyglutarate oxidase, giving the protein MRYDYAVVGGGIVGLATARALGRQHPGASIVLLEKEDGPAQHQTGRNSGVIHSGIYYTPGSLKAQMCAAGVQSMTAFCEEQGIAYEQCGKVIVATAPEELPQLERLYQRGLDNGLKVQLLSAEEVRAYEPHVQALKGIRVPSTGIVSYRQVSAALVDLLRDSGAEVRFGVKVERLTASADGYDIGTSAGDFAARVLVNCAGLHSDRVARLAGTDPRSSIVPFRGEYYELRPERRSLVRGLIYPVPNPDFPFLGVHFTRMIDGSVHAGPNAVLAFGREGYRKLDLNLQDLREVLANPGFRALARKHLREGAKEMLRSWSKATFVRSLQRLIPDVTAADIVPCAAGIRAQALAPDGKLVDDFLLIDGPNALHVCNAPSPAATSSLEIGRAIAARVPGVAHRRSFSLTRQGVPA; this is encoded by the coding sequence GTGCGCTACGACTATGCAGTGGTGGGCGGCGGCATCGTGGGCCTGGCGACCGCCCGCGCGCTGGGCAGGCAGCACCCTGGGGCCAGCATCGTACTGCTGGAAAAGGAAGACGGGCCCGCGCAGCACCAGACAGGCCGTAACTCAGGGGTCATTCATTCCGGCATCTATTACACGCCGGGCAGCCTCAAAGCGCAGATGTGCGCGGCTGGTGTGCAGTCCATGACCGCGTTCTGCGAGGAGCAGGGGATTGCCTACGAGCAGTGCGGCAAGGTCATCGTGGCCACCGCGCCCGAGGAGCTGCCGCAGCTGGAGCGGCTGTACCAGCGTGGCCTGGACAATGGGCTGAAAGTGCAGCTGCTCAGTGCCGAAGAGGTCAGGGCCTATGAGCCGCACGTTCAGGCCCTGAAGGGCATTCGCGTACCGTCCACCGGCATCGTCAGCTACCGGCAAGTCAGTGCGGCGCTGGTGGACCTGCTCCGGGACAGCGGCGCCGAGGTGCGCTTTGGCGTGAAGGTCGAGCGCCTCACGGCCTCGGCCGATGGCTACGACATCGGTACGTCGGCGGGCGACTTCGCGGCGCGCGTGCTCGTCAACTGTGCGGGTCTGCATAGCGACCGGGTGGCGCGGCTGGCCGGGACCGACCCACGCAGCAGCATCGTGCCGTTCCGGGGCGAATACTACGAACTGCGGCCAGAACGCCGCTCGTTGGTGCGCGGCCTGATCTACCCGGTTCCCAACCCGGACTTCCCTTTCCTGGGGGTGCATTTTACCCGCATGATTGACGGCTCTGTGCATGCCGGGCCTAACGCCGTGCTGGCGTTTGGGCGCGAAGGTTACCGCAAGCTCGACCTCAACTTGCAGGACTTGCGGGAGGTGCTGGCCAATCCTGGTTTCCGGGCGCTGGCCCGCAAGCATCTGCGCGAGGGCGCCAAGGAAATGCTGCGGTCATGGTCCAAAGCCACCTTTGTCCGTAGCCTCCAGCGGCTGATTCCCGATGTGACGGCCGCCGACATCGTGCCGTGTGCGGCGGGAATCCGGGCCCAGGCCCTGGCGCCGGACGGCAAGCTCGTGGACGACTTTCTGCTGATTGACGGCCCCAATGCCCTGCATGTGTGTAACGCCCCTTCGCCGGCCGCCACATCGAGTCTGGAAATCGGCCGGGCCATCGCGGCGCGGGTGCCTGGGGTCGCCCACCGCCGCAGCTTCTCGCTGACCCGCCAAGGAGTCCCCGCATGA
- the rfbF gene encoding glucose-1-phosphate cytidylyltransferase produces the protein MKAVVFAGGLGTRISEESTVRPKPMIEVGGRPILWHIMKIYASHGITDFVVLCGYKQYMIKEYFANYFLHMSDVTFDMRTNTPHIHHAHAEPWRVTLVDTGEETMTGGRLKRARPYLEDDTFCLTYGDGVGNVDIASTIEFHRRHQRLATMTVVQPPGRFGAVAMEEGFTVRSFQEKPTGDGAWINGGFFVLEPGVLDYIEGDDTTWEAEPLRHLARDGQLGAYRHGGFWQPMDTLRDKHVLEEMWRGQQAPWKVW, from the coding sequence ATGAAAGCAGTGGTATTTGCTGGAGGCTTAGGTACTCGCATTAGTGAAGAGAGCACCGTCCGGCCCAAACCCATGATCGAGGTGGGTGGCCGGCCCATTCTGTGGCACATCATGAAAATCTATGCCTCTCATGGCATCACCGATTTCGTGGTGTTATGCGGCTACAAACAGTACATGATCAAGGAGTATTTCGCCAACTACTTCCTGCACATGTCCGACGTGACGTTCGATATGCGCACGAATACGCCGCACATTCACCACGCACACGCCGAACCGTGGCGCGTGACCTTGGTCGATACCGGCGAAGAGACCATGACTGGTGGGCGCCTCAAGCGCGCCCGGCCTTACCTGGAAGACGACACCTTTTGCCTGACCTACGGCGACGGTGTGGGCAACGTGGACATCGCCTCGACCATTGAGTTTCACCGGCGCCACCAGCGCCTGGCCACCATGACGGTGGTGCAGCCCCCTGGCCGCTTTGGGGCCGTGGCGATGGAAGAAGGCTTTACCGTCCGCAGCTTTCAGGAAAAACCCACAGGCGACGGTGCCTGGATTAACGGCGGCTTTTTTGTGCTGGAACCAGGGGTGCTGGATTACATCGAGGGCGACGACACGACCTGGGAAGCCGAGCCGCTGCGGCACCTGGCGCGCGACGGTCAGCTGGGGGCCTACCGGCACGGGGGGTTCTGGCAGCCGATGGATACCCTGCGCGACAAACATGTGCTGGAAGAAATGTGGCGGGGGCAGCAGGCACCCTGGAAGGTCTGGTAG
- a CDS encoding sensor domain-containing phosphodiesterase encodes MSRLEALHRYQILDTPPEAEFDHITRFAQLFLNVPVVFINLVDLNRIWAKSTQGTPVQELDRAHTCCSQAVTSSEVYTVADLEGHPDLKQEGLMRHGKVRSYAGAPLITRDGHRIGALAVYDTRQRVFTAAEQQFLRELAAIVIDSLELRLMVRRWQAAQHRSAYLAHHDPLTGLPNRLRLLDRAQLAFHQSQRSGDSVGFMILDLDGFKTVNDSLGHSVGDELLKEAGRRLCACIRRDDTVARFGGDEFVILLPKLAEPFDAAGVAQKLLSCLKQPFQIGERTIELSASVGIAIYPANSLNPEEQDPELQASDLLQAADTAMYAAKAAGKAQYQFYSRAMTLGAQRRLDLRARLTQAIRDGQLTLHYQPQVDLQSGRVVGLEALARWPQADGSWISPLEFVPIAEESHLIHELGTWVLRTACEQLVQWEQLGLASWDLTVNISVKQWQDPNFLTHVQRILRETGFSPGRLVLDVNESIMLASPQDALVLSQALSALGIRVALDDFGTGYSSLSQMQDLCIQQLKLDRSFVRRLGETARSQAVGEAIVTLGQRLGITVVGEGIETIKQREQLTQLACPLGQGYIFGHPVPPNVFLLKYAN; translated from the coding sequence GTGAGTCGCCTGGAAGCTCTGCACCGCTATCAGATTCTGGACACGCCGCCCGAGGCCGAGTTTGACCACATCACCCGCTTTGCCCAGCTCTTTCTAAACGTGCCTGTAGTCTTCATCAATCTGGTGGACCTGAACCGCATCTGGGCCAAATCCACGCAGGGCACGCCGGTTCAGGAACTTGACCGTGCCCACACCTGCTGCTCTCAGGCCGTGACGAGCAGTGAGGTCTATACCGTGGCCGACCTGGAAGGCCACCCGGACCTCAAGCAGGAAGGCCTGATGAGGCACGGCAAAGTGCGGTCCTATGCGGGCGCCCCACTCATTACGCGCGATGGCCACCGGATTGGGGCGCTGGCTGTGTACGACACCAGGCAGCGCGTCTTCACGGCGGCCGAACAGCAGTTCCTCAGGGAACTGGCCGCCATCGTGATCGACTCTCTGGAGCTGCGCCTGATGGTCCGGCGGTGGCAGGCGGCCCAGCACCGCAGCGCCTACCTGGCTCACCACGACCCCCTAACGGGCCTGCCCAATCGCCTGCGGCTGCTGGACCGCGCCCAGCTGGCCTTTCATCAGTCGCAGCGGTCCGGCGACTCGGTAGGCTTCATGATTCTTGATCTGGACGGCTTCAAGACCGTCAACGATTCGCTGGGCCACAGCGTCGGCGATGAGCTGCTCAAGGAGGCGGGGCGGCGGCTGTGCGCCTGTATCCGCCGTGACGACACGGTGGCCCGGTTTGGGGGCGACGAATTTGTGATTCTTCTGCCCAAGCTGGCCGAACCCTTTGACGCGGCGGGCGTGGCCCAGAAGCTCCTGAGCTGCCTCAAACAGCCGTTTCAGATTGGCGAACGGACCATTGAGCTGTCGGCCAGTGTGGGCATTGCCATCTACCCGGCCAACAGTCTCAATCCAGAGGAGCAGGACCCGGAACTTCAGGCCAGTGACCTCCTGCAGGCCGCCGACACCGCCATGTACGCCGCCAAAGCGGCTGGCAAGGCGCAGTACCAGTTTTACAGCCGGGCCATGACCCTCGGGGCGCAGCGCCGACTTGACCTGCGCGCCCGATTAACCCAGGCCATCCGGGACGGCCAGCTGACGCTGCACTATCAGCCGCAGGTGGACCTCCAGAGTGGACGGGTGGTGGGGCTTGAAGCCCTGGCCCGCTGGCCCCAGGCAGACGGCAGCTGGATTTCCCCTCTGGAATTCGTGCCTATTGCCGAAGAGAGCCATCTGATTCATGAACTGGGCACCTGGGTGCTGCGCACGGCCTGCGAACAGCTGGTGCAGTGGGAGCAGCTGGGGCTGGCCTCATGGGACCTGACGGTGAATATCTCGGTCAAACAGTGGCAGGACCCGAACTTCCTGACGCATGTGCAGCGGATTCTCCGTGAAACAGGCTTTTCGCCAGGCCGCCTGGTGCTGGATGTCAACGAGTCCATCATGCTGGCGTCGCCGCAGGACGCGCTGGTGCTGTCTCAGGCGTTGTCGGCCCTGGGGATTCGGGTCGCCCTGGACGACTTTGGCACCGGGTATTCCAGCCTGAGCCAGATGCAGGACCTCTGTATTCAGCAGCTCAAACTGGACCGCTCCTTTGTGCGGCGCCTGGGTGAAACGGCGAGGTCACAGGCTGTGGGCGAGGCCATCGTCACGCTGGGGCAGCGGCTGGGCATCACGGTGGTGGGCGAAGGCATTGAAACCATCAAGCAGCGCGAGCAGCTGACCCAGCTGGCGTGCCCACTGGGCCAGGGCTACATTTTTGGCCATCCCGTCCCACCGAACGTTTTTTTGCTGAAATACGCCAATTGA
- a CDS encoding DEAD/DEAH box helicase, translating into MTQTQNKPRRSPVASSSDPKTPLSRDWRTLLGDRTPTPVQAQAIPALLEGRDVITTARTGSGKTLAFLIPAAARGWGLKETRGLRPEVLVVTPTRELAVQIRDVARELGMTAGRITGGITPTQTRREASGKGLIAGTPGRLKDLITRGELSLAGLKYVVLDEADELLSLGFLRDVGDILGAAQRQSQGDLQLAMASATFPAEIRAVAERFMTRPARIDIAPAGETAAPQQDVLGGATGATHVLVNTEATDLLPLAAGQIQEALREPGGCVVVFCRTKFLVKRRAERLSALLDGELVSPLEGNMDQKKRERTMTQLREGESRVLVATDIAGRGIDLPEVRLVIHLDIAATAEDHVHRSGRTARAGRSGTNLVLLIPEQRALWQSIRRRLPDALHPPLTPDEGRIDKAIQEKRGQGRGQGGASAGRGAPQGSRQSSSAGQGQPRGSAGQATPHASRSGSARPQQASGGRASTSRSQDSTPGTGAGRVGPQRPKRRGGR; encoded by the coding sequence ATGACTCAGACTCAAAATAAACCCCGGCGTTCGCCGGTTGCCTCTTCTTCTGACCCCAAGACGCCCCTCTCACGCGACTGGCGCACGCTGCTGGGTGACCGCACCCCCACGCCCGTGCAGGCGCAGGCCATTCCAGCGCTGCTGGAAGGCCGCGACGTGATTACCACGGCGCGCACCGGCAGCGGCAAGACACTGGCCTTTCTGATTCCGGCGGCGGCCCGGGGGTGGGGCCTGAAAGAAACCCGTGGCCTGCGCCCCGAGGTGCTGGTGGTCACGCCCACCCGCGAACTGGCGGTGCAAATCCGGGATGTGGCCCGCGAACTGGGCATGACGGCTGGCCGAATTACCGGCGGTATCACCCCCACCCAGACGCGCCGTGAAGCCAGCGGTAAGGGCCTGATTGCCGGGACGCCAGGCCGCCTGAAAGACCTGATTACGCGCGGCGAGCTGAGCCTGGCTGGCCTGAAGTATGTGGTGCTGGACGAGGCCGACGAACTGCTGTCCCTGGGGTTCCTGCGGGACGTGGGGGATATTCTGGGCGCGGCGCAGCGCCAAAGCCAGGGCGACTTGCAGCTGGCGATGGCCTCGGCCACCTTCCCGGCCGAGATTCGCGCAGTGGCCGAGCGGTTCATGACCCGGCCCGCGCGCATTGACATTGCTCCGGCCGGCGAAACGGCGGCCCCGCAGCAGGACGTGCTGGGCGGCGCCACCGGCGCGACGCACGTGCTGGTCAACACCGAGGCCACTGACTTGCTGCCCCTGGCCGCCGGCCAGATTCAGGAGGCGCTGCGCGAGCCGGGCGGCTGCGTGGTGGTCTTCTGCCGCACCAAGTTTCTGGTCAAGCGCCGTGCCGAGCGCCTGAGCGCCTTGCTGGACGGCGAACTCGTCAGTCCGCTGGAAGGCAACATGGATCAGAAGAAGCGCGAGCGCACCATGACCCAGCTGCGCGAAGGCGAGTCGCGCGTGCTGGTGGCCACCGATATCGCTGGCCGCGGCATCGACCTGCCTGAGGTGCGTCTGGTGATTCACCTGGATATTGCCGCCACTGCTGAAGACCACGTTCACCGCTCTGGCCGCACGGCGCGCGCGGGACGGTCCGGGACCAACCTCGTGCTGCTGATCCCCGAGCAACGCGCCCTATGGCAGAGCATTCGCCGCCGTCTGCCTGACGCCCTCCATCCCCCGCTGACTCCCGACGAAGGGCGGATTGACAAGGCCATTCAGGAAAAACGGGGCCAGGGCCGGGGTCAAGGGGGCGCATCTGCTGGCCGCGGCGCGCCCCAGGGCAGCCGTCAGAGCAGTTCGGCGGGACAGGGGCAGCCCAGAGGCAGTGCGGGTCAGGCCACCCCTCATGCCTCCAGGTCGGGGTCGGCCCGGCCTCAGCAGGCCAGTGGTGGCCGCGCTTCCACGTCCCGCTCACAGGACAGCACGCCCGGCACGGGCGCAGGCCGCGTCGGCCCTCAACGCCCCAAACGGCGCGGTGGTCGGTAA
- a CDS encoding EAL domain-containing protein gives MLGDSYDNLPALQDQVDALNNEAENALSSSIEQAMAQALEASRRAQLAPYPAGAARAQMLMGYAWMLRGEFRQAITTFEDSIDQATRLHLPALAARSLNGLAVTHARMGHYGQAAEYHFRALQIVQMSEDSVGQARSLNNIGNLYMDLREHDQALKYHSEALLLASRAQVPALVSVISINMAIDYHDLGRFEEALALNHTSLAQARQAGFRHHECLILTNMAANCFQLGDLDAALSYAQDSIGLSEELGERENLSEALTTRGQILMRLGQLPEAEHSVRQALEAAQALKKRRVAALSELSKVLEAQGAFEAALGYAREYEQEVGELNADIQRHKTQVLSAQLKVERFEYQATQEQLRADELAQANAALQQAQARLAYQAQHDPLTGLLNRTAFEAALHDALSSQKPVGVLFIDLDHFKQVNDTLGHPVGDALLVQVAQRLVSCIREEDLVARQGGDEFTVLLSLHTYDEAELVATRILDTLSLPLYLAGRQLILTASIGLALAPQDGTDVTTLQKNADLAMYLAKKERGNVQRFQSALSEAAIRRLNLEQDLRQALPNGELELYYQPVVTSGAQQPVAVEALIRWNHPAMGLLPPDQFIPLAEENDLIFSLGAWVLQEACRQLSVWRRFWPELRVSINVSSRQFTQTDFASSVVQALAAHHLPASALELEVTETATLDTESLGDYAALMAAGLQLAVDDFGTGYSSIVRLFELPVGILKIDRSLVAALIPSQDRRRSTLPLIRSFVTYARESGLQVTAEGVETQEQLEVLKQAGCDLIQGFLIARPASAAQTERWLRQTTEREYDPQA, from the coding sequence ATGCTTGGCGACTCTTACGACAATCTACCGGCCCTTCAGGATCAAGTGGACGCCCTGAATAACGAAGCGGAAAACGCGCTGTCTTCGTCTATTGAGCAGGCGATGGCACAGGCCCTTGAAGCGTCACGCCGCGCGCAGTTGGCGCCCTATCCAGCAGGGGCCGCCCGCGCGCAGATGCTGATGGGCTATGCCTGGATGCTGCGTGGGGAATTTAGGCAGGCCATCACGACGTTTGAAGACAGCATTGACCAGGCCACCCGGCTGCATCTGCCTGCACTCGCCGCGCGCAGTCTGAATGGGCTGGCCGTTACCCACGCCCGGATGGGCCACTACGGTCAGGCCGCCGAGTACCACTTCCGGGCGCTGCAAATAGTTCAGATGTCAGAAGACAGTGTTGGCCAGGCGCGCAGCCTCAACAACATCGGCAACCTCTACATGGACCTGAGAGAACACGATCAGGCTCTCAAATACCATTCGGAGGCTTTGCTGCTGGCCAGCCGCGCACAGGTGCCGGCGTTGGTCTCGGTAATTTCTATCAATATGGCCATTGATTACCATGATCTTGGCCGCTTTGAAGAAGCGCTGGCGCTGAACCACACGTCGTTGGCGCAGGCTCGGCAGGCTGGGTTCCGCCATCACGAGTGCCTGATCCTGACCAATATGGCGGCCAACTGCTTTCAGTTGGGAGACCTTGACGCCGCGCTGTCCTACGCCCAGGACAGCATTGGGCTGTCGGAGGAACTGGGGGAACGGGAGAATCTGTCTGAGGCCCTGACCACGCGCGGGCAGATTCTGATGCGGCTCGGTCAGTTGCCCGAAGCGGAACACAGTGTGCGTCAGGCACTGGAGGCGGCACAGGCTCTGAAAAAGCGGCGGGTCGCGGCGCTCAGTGAGCTGTCTAAGGTGCTGGAAGCCCAGGGGGCTTTTGAAGCGGCTCTGGGCTACGCCCGCGAGTACGAACAGGAGGTTGGCGAGCTGAATGCCGATATTCAGCGTCACAAAACGCAGGTGCTGAGCGCACAGCTGAAAGTCGAGCGCTTCGAATACCAGGCTACCCAGGAACAGCTGCGCGCCGATGAATTGGCACAGGCCAACGCCGCGCTTCAGCAGGCGCAGGCCCGGCTGGCGTACCAGGCGCAGCACGACCCGCTAACCGGGCTTCTCAACCGCACAGCCTTTGAAGCGGCGCTGCATGACGCCCTGAGCAGTCAAAAGCCTGTGGGTGTGCTGTTTATAGATCTGGACCACTTCAAGCAGGTGAATGACACGCTGGGCCATCCGGTGGGCGACGCCCTGCTGGTACAGGTGGCGCAGCGGCTGGTGAGCTGCATTCGGGAAGAGGATCTGGTGGCGCGGCAGGGGGGCGACGAATTTACCGTTCTGCTGTCACTGCACACCTACGACGAAGCCGAACTGGTGGCGACCCGCATCCTCGACACCCTTAGCCTGCCGCTGTATCTCGCCGGGCGGCAGTTGATTCTCACCGCCTCTATCGGCCTGGCGCTGGCCCCACAGGACGGCACAGATGTCACCACCTTGCAGAAAAACGCCGACCTGGCGATGTACCTGGCCAAGAAAGAGCGGGGCAATGTTCAGCGCTTTCAGTCTGCCCTGAGCGAAGCGGCCATTCGGCGCCTGAATCTGGAACAGGACCTGCGCCAAGCCCTGCCCAACGGCGAACTGGAGCTGTATTACCAGCCGGTCGTGACCAGCGGGGCGCAGCAGCCTGTGGCGGTTGAGGCCCTGATCCGCTGGAATCATCCTGCGATGGGGCTGCTGCCCCCCGACCAGTTCATTCCGCTGGCCGAGGAAAATGACCTTATCTTTTCCCTGGGGGCCTGGGTGCTTCAGGAAGCCTGCCGGCAGCTCAGTGTCTGGCGCCGCTTCTGGCCTGAACTGCGCGTCAGCATCAACGTTTCGTCGCGGCAGTTTACGCAGACTGACTTTGCCAGTTCGGTTGTTCAGGCGCTGGCGGCCCATCACTTACCGGCCAGCGCCCTTGAACTTGAAGTCACGGAAACAGCCACGCTGGACACCGAGAGCCTGGGGGATTATGCGGCCCTGATGGCGGCGGGGTTGCAGTTGGCGGTGGATGACTTCGGCACGGGCTATTCCAGCATCGTGCGACTGTTCGAGCTGCCTGTGGGCATCCTAAAAATTGACCGTTCCCTGGTGGCCGCGCTGATTCCCAGTCAGGACCGGCGACGTTCAACCCTGCCCCTCATCCGCTCTTTCGTGACTTACGCCCGTGAATCGGGGCTGCAAGTCACGGCTGAAGGTGTGGAAACACAGGAGCAGCTAGAGGTGCTGAAACAGGCAGGCTGTGACCTGATTCAGGGCTTCCTGATCGCACGGCCGGCGTCTGCGGCGCAGACCGAACGCTGGCTCCGGCAGACGACGGAGCGAGAGTACGATCCGCAGGCTTAA